From Caminibacter mediatlanticus TB-2, the proteins below share one genomic window:
- the hemB gene encoding porphobilinogen synthase, with the protein MNLRRLRLNSNIRDLIRENYVTKNDLIMPIFIKEELDGKNEIKSMPGIYQFGENAFLDEVAECIDLGIKAVILFGIPKLKDSCGSDALDEEGLIARSVRKIKETFGDKIAVITDLCFCEFTDHGHCGIINPKLKTVDNDATLEISKKQALIHASAGVDMIAPSGMMDGIIKALREVLDNNEFSHIPIMSYSTKFASSFYGPFRDAAESAPSFNEYIPKDRKTYQMDIANSREALLESLIDQEEGADILMVKPALAFLDIVKTIKEKTLRPLCVYNVSGEYSMVKAASLSGWMDYESLMMEILTSFKRAGADMIISYHSKDAAKILN; encoded by the coding sequence ATGAATCTTAGAAGATTAAGGCTTAATTCTAATATTAGAGATTTAATAAGAGAAAATTATGTAACAAAAAATGATTTAATAATGCCTATCTTTATTAAAGAAGAGTTAGATGGTAAAAATGAAATAAAATCAATGCCTGGAATTTATCAATTTGGAGAAAATGCTTTTTTAGATGAAGTAGCTGAATGTATAGATTTAGGAATTAAAGCCGTTATTTTATTTGGAATTCCAAAGCTTAAAGATAGTTGCGGGTCTGATGCATTAGATGAAGAGGGACTTATAGCAAGAAGTGTAAGAAAAATAAAAGAGACTTTTGGTGATAAAATAGCTGTAATTACTGATTTATGTTTTTGTGAATTTACTGACCATGGACATTGTGGAATAATAAATCCGAAATTAAAAACAGTTGATAATGATGCTACTCTTGAAATTAGCAAAAAACAAGCTTTAATTCACGCGAGTGCTGGGGTTGATATGATAGCACCAAGTGGAATGATGGATGGAATAATTAAGGCATTAAGAGAAGTCCTTGATAATAATGAATTTAGTCATATTCCAATAATGAGCTATTCTACAAAATTTGCATCATCATTTTATGGACCTTTTAGAGATGCGGCTGAGAGTGCACCAAGTTTTAATGAGTATATTCCAAAGGATAGAAAAACATATCAAATGGATATTGCAAATTCAAGAGAAGCTTTACTTGAAAGTTTAATTGATCAAGAAGAAGGTGCTGATATACTAATGGTAAAACCAGCATTAGCTTTTTTAGATATTGTAAAAACTATAAAAGAAAAAACTCTTAGACCACTTTGTGTTTATAATGTTAGTGGTGAATATTCTATGGTAAAAGCGGCAAGTCTTAGTGGATGGATGGATTATGAGAGTTTAATGATGGAGATTTTAACTTCATTTAAAAGAGCTGGGGCTGATATGATTATAAGTTATCATAGTAAAGATGCTGCAAAAATATTAAATTAA
- the hemE gene encoding uroporphyrinogen decarboxylase codes for MSNIFIDACFGRETPYTPVWMMRQAGRYLPEYMEVRKKVGNFLDMTRNPEIVAEVTLQPIEILDVDAAILFSDILNLPMEMGLSLRFEKGVGPVFDKTIDSEKDIDNLDPNADEKLFYVYEGIKKIKERLPKNKALIGFAGSPWTIATYMVEGRGSKQYAKIKKMVYSNPMLLHRLLAFNTKETIEYLSKQIEAGADAVMIFDSWGSALEKEKFFEFSWNYMKEIAKNIKQNYPTIPVIGFSKGVGLYYPDMDGEFDVIGVDWSVPMDYALGIFKDNYTLQGNMDPTRLYSKSATKEAVEKIAKIMKGHRHIFNLGHGILPDVPVENAKYFVDLCKEVSRKLKEEE; via the coding sequence ATGAGCAATATTTTTATTGATGCCTGTTTTGGAAGAGAAACTCCCTATACTCCTGTTTGGATGATGAGACAAGCTGGAAGATATTTGCCTGAATATATGGAAGTTAGAAAAAAAGTTGGTAATTTTTTAGATATGACAAGAAATCCTGAAATAGTAGCAGAAGTAACTCTTCAACCAATTGAAATTTTAGATGTAGATGCAGCTATTTTATTTAGTGATATTCTTAATCTTCCAATGGAAATGGGACTTTCTTTAAGATTTGAAAAAGGAGTAGGGCCTGTTTTTGATAAAACAATTGATAGTGAAAAAGATATTGATAATTTAGACCCAAATGCTGATGAAAAACTTTTTTATGTATATGAAGGAATTAAAAAAATAAAAGAGAGATTGCCTAAGAATAAAGCACTAATTGGGTTTGCTGGGTCTCCTTGGACAATTGCTACTTATATGGTAGAAGGAAGAGGTAGCAAACAATATGCAAAAATAAAAAAGATGGTCTATTCAAATCCAATGCTTCTTCATAGACTTTTAGCATTTAATACAAAAGAGACAATTGAATATTTATCTAAACAAATTGAAGCTGGGGCAGATGCTGTAATGATTTTTGATAGTTGGGGAAGTGCATTAGAGAAAGAAAAGTTTTTTGAGTTTTCTTGGAATTATATGAAAGAGATAGCTAAAAATATTAAACAAAATTATCCAACTATTCCTGTAATTGGATTTAGCAAAGGAGTTGGGCTTTATTATCCTGATATGGACGGTGAGTTTGATGTAATAGGTGTTGATTGGTCAGTACCAATGGATTATGCCCTTGGGATTTTTAAAGATAATTATACTCTTCAAGGAAATATGGACCCTACAAGACTTTATTCAAAATCTGCAACAAAAGAAGCAGTTGAGAAAATTGCAAAAATTATGAAAGGTCATAGACATATTTTTAATTTAGGTCATGGAATTTTGCCTGATGTACCTGTTGAGAATGCTAAATATTTTGTTGATTTGTGTAAAGAAGTTAGCAGAAAATTAAAGGAAGAGGAATGA